Part of the Terriglobia bacterium genome is shown below.
TATGGCCGCGACAATCCCTATGCCCGCATTCCCGAGTACTCCACCGTCGCCGCCATCACGCGCGACGATCTTTTGAAATGGCACCAGACTTACGTCCATCCCAACAACATCATCCTTGGCATTTATGGCGACTTCGATCCTGCCGCCATGGAGCGGCGCCTGCGTCAGGCATTCGAGTCCTGGGAAAGTGCGCCCGTATCTTACAAGCTCGCTGTTCCCTTCCATGAACCGAAGCCCGGCATCTTTTTCATCGAGAAGTCCGACGTCACCCAGAGCGAGATCCGCATGGTGAAGCTCGGCATCGCGCGCAACAACCCCGACTACTTCGCAGTCGAAGTGATGAACGAAGTTCTCGGCGGCGGCTTCTCCTCCCGCCTGTTCAAGAGCATCCGCACGGAAAAAGGATTGGCGTATTCGGTGGGCGGCGGCATCGGCGCTGCCTTCGACCATCCCGGCATGGCGCGCTTCAGTATGGGCACCAAGAGCCCCAGCACGGTGGAAGCCATCCAGGCGCTGCGCTCCGAACTGGAGGGCATGCTGACCCGGCCCGCCACCGGGCAGGAGGTGCGCGAAGCCAAGGACGCGATCCTGAACCGCTTCATCTTCAACTTCGATTCCAAGGACAAAGTCCTCGGCGAGCGCATGCTCTACGAGTTCTACGGCTATCCCGCCGACTTCCTGGAGCGCTTCCGCGCCGGGATTGAGAAGACCACGCCCGCCGACGTAAACGCCGTCGCGCGCAAGTACATTCATCCGGAACAGTTCGCCGTTCTCGTCGTCGGCAACGCAGAGCAGTTCGGCAAGCCGCTATCTTCACTCGGCCCGGTGACGCCCATTGACATCACCATTCCCGCGCCCGGCGCCTCGCCCAGTGCCGGCGCCGGCCAGCCCACGCAGTCGGACCCGAAGGCCCGTGCGCTGGTGGAAAAATTTGTCAATGCCGTCGGCGGGGGCGCCAAGCTCGCCGGCGTGAAGGCGCTGCACCAGGTCGTATTGGCTACCCAGCACACGCCGCAGGGTTCCATGACCCTCACCAACGACATCACCATCCAGTTCCCCGACAAACTGCGCGCCGCCGTCACCGCCGAACAGCTTCCCGGCCAGATGCTGGTGGTGGTCAGTCCCACCAGCGCCTTCATGAGCATGCCCGGAGCGGGCACGCGCGACATGCCCTCCTCCCTCAAGCAGAACCGGCTGAACTCGCTCAAGCGCGACTGGCTCCCGCTGGCCCAG
Proteins encoded:
- a CDS encoding insulinase family protein; its protein translation is MTRRFLRGTSVLIFIPAFLASALLAQTAAQKPAGAQTTQPPSGVKSQKPGAGGPPAAWKQIPIPPLPAFHPQEPKRIQLSNGMVIFLQEDHELPIVGGFMRVRGGSISEPASKVGLIDVYGEVWRTGGTTNRSGDQLDDFLETRAAKVETGGGSQSTTISFNCLKDKLDEVFPVFLELLRQPAFRADKIELAKTQLETGIARRNDDIGEIAGRESSRLGYGRDNPYARIPEYSTVAAITRDDLLKWHQTYVHPNNIILGIYGDFDPAAMERRLRQAFESWESAPVSYKLAVPFHEPKPGIFFIEKSDVTQSEIRMVKLGIARNNPDYFAVEVMNEVLGGGFSSRLFKSIRTEKGLAYSVGGGIGAAFDHPGMARFSMGTKSPSTVEAIQALRSELEGMLTRPATGQEVREAKDAILNRFIFNFDSKDKVLGERMLYEFYGYPADFLERFRAGIEKTTPADVNAVARKYIHPEQFAVLVVGNAEQFGKPLSSLGPVTPIDITIPAPGASPSAGAGQPTQSDPKARALVEKFVNAVGGGAKLAGVKALHQVVLATQHTPQGSMTLTNDITIQFPDKLRAAVTAEQLPGQMLVVVSPTSAFMSMPGAGTRDMPSSLKQNRLNSLKRDWLPLAQHAADPAYVFTLGGTQKVGGAEAQVVNIFGSGVSVKWALDPQSSRLLRASYDDVGQRGPVQRAIDYSDWRPVDGLTVPFQRAITENGEPSATEQIQKYDINPPIDDKLFDRPADAPAPAK